The sequence gggaaggTTATGCAGGTTGTTGGAGAAACCACACCACTGCTCAGCATTTGAGAGAATTCTCAATTATGAAAGAAAATAATTTAAGGTGAAACTAATATGTGTATTATTTAGATACATAAATAATTATTATGTtaaaaaaacacaagatacacGAATGTCAAAATATAATGCAGTCCAGAAAAAAGGATGTTCCCACCCATGCAGAATTAGATAAAATGCCAAAATAAATCAATGTTTTTTCATAACTCACATTCAAAATTAGTGGACTTTAAGTCAAGGATAGATTTTTCCAATAACACGGTAAGCCTATACATAGCCTAAACATTTGCAAATTTAAAACGTTCACTTGAAAACGCCAAGGTTTAAAAGTTGTTTTTTTAAAGTGTAGATGAAGGCTATATCAACACAACCAAAATCCTATGCTAAACTGAAGAGATATATTGACATGTAAGAAACACATTGAATGAAATAATTAACACAGCAGTAGCCTATATATAGTGTCCATTACTCCTTCCAGAAGCCTCTGTTGTGGGCCACCGCCTCTTTGAGCCTGGCCAGCAGCATCTCCTTGGAGGGGTAGATGGGCAGAAAGAGTAGGAAGTAGCAGGTATGGGATTCTGGGAAATGTAGTTCAGTACAGTTCTGCAGGACTGCCACAGTCATCTGTATCTTGTCCATGCCCAGGATAGGAGCGCGATCACAGCCCGTCAGGAACACTGAGAAGGAGGGGATAGATCGTGAAAGGAAGACTGAATGGGAAGAAACAGTGAATTTCTTTGTGTTGCAGGTAGCCTAGCCATTAAGAGTGTTGTGCCAGTAATCGAAAGGtagctggtttgaatccctgaacCGACTAGATGAAAAATATGTTGTTGTGCTTttgagtaaggcacttaaccctaattgctcctgtaagtcgctctggataagagcgtctgctaaatcactaaaatgtcaaatgtgttcagacacattttttttgtaaaaGCTCTTGTGGAACAGGAAGTTCAAATATGCAGACAAAACCCTGAACCAGCATTATGAAAGACTGTATGGTTCCTCCAGTTTTACTCAACCGAGAGCAATTTAGTGCCATACTTACGGAGGAAAGATTTATTTTGGTCATCTGTCAGTTCCTCAAAAGCCTCCCAGAATGTGATGATGTTGGGATGTCTGGCATGATACTCTCCATCATACACAGTGTTCTGGATATACAAACCAAACAAATGGCAGCAATAATTAAACAATATTAAACTTGCACGCCATTTAAACGATTCACCACTCAAAGTCACACAGTATGTCACAAAGCACCATGTATAGCACATTATCTCCTAGTCCCAGTCCTAACTTGAGAAACGTACCCATAACTTGACATCAAAGCAAATCCCCCATTGATATAAATGCATCAACATTGATTGATTTATGGCCTAATTTCTCAAGTCAGCACCCAGCCCCACACTGAGTAATGAATGATGGTTGTATACCTGTTTGAGCGTGTCCCAGTCGTAGTCCTCTTTCCCCACCATGACTCCCCTGAGCTCCTCAGGCTGGAACAACTCCACCACGTCCCTGTCACACACCTTGAAGAAGCCTCTCCTGAACTCTTCAAACACCTTCTCCGCTGATTGGTTGAAGGCAAGGTTTACATAGGCATCAACAAACTGCTTCCTGTAAAAATGGTATTTAATGGTATTTTCATATTTTCAAAAACAGAACAAGCAGAAAGCATGCTTGTTGTAACTTCTAACTTCTAAAATTGCAACCTTGTATTATGCATTACAGACAATAGAACGTAATGTGAGCcaatttgctacagcaggaaaataatcctgcagcaacatgaaatgtgaattattatttggattataattaatggacattattgtaggggttgatacattttttgtaagggaaaatcaagtctgaagcctttttaaacctcaaatatatTCTACACTTttaaaatgtcctgcattgcaggaaggttctcctgcaacagagtgatcaaattaagatcttacatctgtaggAGTAAAAGTTGCTGTAGCCTTACTTGTTAAAACTTGTGACTGGTTTTCCTGTTTCTTTGGGATCCAGCTCCACCTTCTGGTCATCCCAGATCACCTGATGAAAATAAACAGTTTTaccactattcacatactgtatctATTGATATTTCATTGCTCAATCAGTTTCAATATTATACATACGGTGAAGGTCATGCCCAGGTTTTCTTCAACATCATCATCAGTGTAGTCCTCCAAGAGGTACCGCAAACTTCTTCAATTACAatgaaaataaattaatgttgaaaCATTTTAATCCATTTCTAAGGGACACCTTCTTGAACAGGGCCAGAGGGAAGGGCAGGTGTACAATGTTGTGGTTGTACAGGGCCATGCCACACAAGACACCAAACAGGAAGTagctcttctcctccactctggGCTGGTAGTAAGGGTAGGTGGCACATGAGCCAAGGCAGAGATTAAGAATAAACAAGAACAGGCACCATCCCAAGCTGTGATGACTTTTTCAACTAACTTCTATCTccttttttgtatatttattttgtCTGTATACTGCAATTCAATATTTTTGCTGCGATTGTGTACAAGACATAGCCTAAGTAATAATAAAACCTTGGTACATCaggaggagagcagggggtgATTACACTTGTAAATAATTCTATATTGATTGATACAGTGTAGATAGTGGCACTGTTGTAGTGGTTGAATCTCTTTGTGTTGCTATTAACTGACTAAATGTATTTAGATTGTTTTACTCAACCATTTTAATTTGCTTGAGAGTGCAGTGATTTATTATACAGTAATGACATCGTAATTCCCTAATTCTAGTTCTTACCTTGGCAGGGAACCAGACCAGTGTCTTGGTGTCGTTGTACATGAACATCTCAGACTGGTGCCAATAGCTCTTCAAACGCATGGAGGAAAAAGTCCCTTATGTTGACGAGCGACAGCTTCATGTCCTCCATAAACTGCACCTGAGTGATAAAGCATCAGAGGAACGTTTAGGTTGAGTTCTGACATTGTCTTGTAGTCTTACGAAAAGCTTTTCTTAATTCAGGTTGTCATAATTTTACCACAAGTTCTCTCTGGAAGTAGTCATGATTTGCAGCACCCAGTTGTCTGAAGGTGTCTTCGATGAGTGACGGGCGCCTCAAGGTCAACTGGAAGACTGGAGCAAGGGGAGATTCTGGGTTGTCTCGGAACGTTCCAGAAGGATACATCACTGTCAGCCGGTGGGTGAGATGGTGAACCACCTgcaatatataaatatacagtcgtaaaaaaatgtatgtcacttgcacaagtacagtgaaataacTTTCCTGCTTGcattttcccaacaatgcaatatTCCATATCAGTAGTACTTTATAtacacatatatttttttttactgttaaGTAGAACATAAACACAAGAAATATAAATAAGAACACGAGAAAgtaagtaagctatatacagggtcagctccAGGGTCTATTTAGAGTGATATACAGACTGGTCTTTGGAAACCACTGGGTAGGCTGTGGTATACTTGAAAACAAAGATTCAATAAAAGGATTTAAAACAGCCAGTGGAATAACACAGTATACCTTAGTAAAAAGTGCATTACTGTTGAAAATGTCCATCTTGCAGATCAGACTCAACACAAATGGGTAACGGCAAAAGATGACTGGTGTCACCTCTGTGTCCTAGAAGTGACACAAAAGAAAAATGAaagtgcatctcaatagtctacatGGGTTCAATCTCTGTCTCATTCCATCAATCTGCACTGAAAGAACTGGACAAGTGAAACCAGATTCCACCACTTTATCATTCtaacatttgagtaatttacaGATGATTTGGTTATTTTATTACCTCCCTTGTTGACCAAAAGCGCCAAAGCTTCACATCATCCATAGGAATTACCCTATCAATGATCTCTTCCACATAAAAGGTACTGGCAGGAACTTCCTGGGTTCTTCTGGCCCTCTTGTTTGCTTTTGAAATAACATGATGTCAGCATCAAAATAAATTTGCACATGTCCCTTGCACATGAGGAAGTGAACAGTTCACAATATGAAGTATGTTAGGGCATGATCAACAATACTGACAGAGACGGCAGAAAATGGTCAGGAGGATAATAAAAATGATTGACACAAACACTGACTCTGTGGAGGTACTTGAGAGCTTCCAGCAGGAATTTGACTCCGGGGTTGTGGGTAGCCAGAAGACCGTTCCTCAGCATGAATGACAGGGCATTCTTCCACATCAGAATGTGCTTAGTCATGATGGAAGGCTCCAGTGACGACCACCAGTCTTCTATAACATGATACATGAATACAAGTCCAAAATATGTTAATTATATTGCCTgtgcaaaaaaaaatattatcTTATAATATATGGTCATGTGTCACAGTGTCAGCTATGCTTCTATTATAATACAATTCTTCAAAATGATACTGATGCTAAATTTGCTGATAAACTAAAAAGGTCAGATGTTATTTACTTAAAATGTTCATGGCCGTTTCATTCAGATCCTCAGCGATAACTATTGCTAAAGCCATGACCATGTTCATGACATTCTGGTCATCGTGGAGAAGAGGGATTGTGGGTAGTAGCATAATGATCTCTGGTGACTTGATGACAGCTGCTGAACTGCAAAGAGTGTCCACCAGTGGCAATATATTTACCTATATGGAGAATATATATAGACATGAAGagagtgatcctaactgacctaaaacagggaatttttactaggatgaaatgtcaggaattgtgaaaaactgagtttaaatgtatttggctaaggtctatgtaaacttccaacttcaactgtaaatccGCTTGTATTTGTTTTAAcgtttcacatttttaaaatcacCTACAGAATTCCTTAGATTTGGATTCCCTGGTGCCACTAGGGCAGTTTAACACCCTGATGATAAATGAGTTCACCGAGGTGTGCAATTGTTTTGATTGACTTTAATCATTTGTTTATGATGTCTGTGAACATAGCAACAGTTCACCTTCGTTCTTCTGATTTGGATGGAGAAACGAAACTGAAACTGAGCCGATGTTGTAGTTTTATTGAGGGATAGTGTTCCAATTTCTGAAAGTTGTGGTAAAGTTCACTAGGCTAAATATTGGCTACTACACATTTTAATATCATCTGTAATTATGAAAAATATAGTGAACAGAAATGTTAGCATAATGATAAAGAATAAAATAATTCAGAAGCAAGCATCCTTTTAGCAGCGCTTTAATTCGAAATAGCCTACATAGCGATCCTTACACCCAAATATTCAGATATCATTAAATTATGTATTACCTGGTAGTTTTGaatctctgttcctctgtctaccAAGTTGTCCCTTTGAGTTGCGCCCACATGATAGGATCCTGCCATCTACGGTGAGAAATAAAGTGTGTTGTTCCCCACAAGCAACTTTTGTGACTTTATCAGATAATATATTCCCTGCTATAGGAACAGACACATTCTCAAAGTTTAGACCAAACTGTCCACTCGAACCGTCTCCCCAGCAGAACATGATGATGTGATGA comes from Oncorhynchus gorbuscha isolate QuinsamMale2020 ecotype Even-year linkage group LG24, OgorEven_v1.0, whole genome shotgun sequence and encodes:
- the herc5.1 gene encoding LOW QUALITY PROTEIN: E3 ISG15--protein ligase HERC5 (The sequence of the model RefSeq protein was modified relative to this genomic sequence to represent the inferred CDS: inserted 2 bases in 1 codon; deleted 1 base in 1 codon; substituted 2 bases at 2 genomic stop codons), which produces MTKHILMWKNALSFMLRNGLLATHNPGVKFLLEALKYLHRDTEVTPVIFCRYPFVLSLICKMDIFNSNALFTKVVHHLTHRLTVMYPSGTFRDNPESPLAPVFQLTLRRPSLIEDTFRQLGAANHDYFQRELVVQFMEDMKLSLVNIRDFFLHAFEELLAPXSEMFMYNDTKTLVWFPAKPRVEEKSYFLFGVLCGMALYNHNIVHLPFPLALFKKVSLEMDXNVSTLIYFHCNXRSLRYLLEDYTDDDVEENLGMTFTVIWDDQKVELDPKETGKPVTSFNKKQFVDAYVNLAFNQSAEKVFEEFRRGFFKVCDRDVVELFQPEELRGVMVGKEDYDWDTLKQNTVYDGEYHARHPNIITFWEAFEELTDDQNKSFLLFLTGCDRAPILGMDKIQMTVAVLQNCTELHFPESHTCYFLLFLPIYPSKEMLLARLKEAVAHNRGFWKE